The following are encoded in a window of Dictyostelium discoideum AX4 chromosome 6 chromosome, whole genome shotgun sequence genomic DNA:
- the omt11 gene encoding O-methyltransferase family 2 protein: MECSESLELVDKFACGHILSRMFNVVMKHSICDLLEDGPKHYSEISKIIGFKDDSYCYRLMRYFVPRKLFKESVVQVGVFSKTPFSTEFSNNGTLKKLAKFHCNSFHYKLSQVLPETLEIGENQGPSSIGLSDYWEQIEKNEIYKNEFNDGMIGYTTHILKFLKGKIDLSKFETVVDIGGSHGYLIGSLLDRYPNVNGINFDTDMVINSSNEKYQHPRLKHVAGDFFKSVPEADCYLMKLILRCFSDEKCCELLKIISKSMKSNAKIIILDIILDSSKYLNFDTYLDILMMETLDGKQRSLSEWIKLFEMSGFKIDKYESGSPNYLIISKE, translated from the coding sequence atggaaTGTTCGGAATCTTTAGAATTAGTTGATAAGTTTGCATGTGGTCATATTTTATCTAGAATGTTTAATGTTGTTATGAAACATTCAATTTGTGATTTATTAGAAGATGGACCAAAACATTATTCAGagatttcaaaaattattggaTTTAAAGATGATTCTTATTGTTATAGATTAATGAGATATTTTGTACCtcgtaaattatttaaagaaagtGTCGTTCAAGTTGGAGTATTTTCAAAAACACCATTTAGTactgaattttcaaataatggaACATTGAAAAAACTTGCAAAATTTCATTGTAATAGTTTCCATTATAAGCTATCACAAGTTTTACCAGAAACTTTAGAAATTGGTGAAAATCAAGGACCTTCATCAATAGGATTATCAGATTATTGGgaacaaattgaaaagaatgaaatctataaaaatgaatttaatgatggtATGATTGGTTATACAAcacatattttaaaatttttaaaaggtaaaattgatttatcaaaatttgaaACAGTGGTTGATATTGGTGGTAGTCATGGTTATTTAATTGGAAGTTTATTAGATAGGTACCCAAATGTTAATGGAATTAATTTCGATACTGATATGGTTATTAATTCAAGTAATGAGAAATACCAACATCCAAGATTAAAACATGTTGCTggtgatttctttaaatctgTACCAGAAGCTGATTGTTACTTAATGAAACTCATTCTTCGTTGTTTTTCTGATGAAAAATGTTGtgaacttttaaaaataatttcaaaatcaatgaaatcaaatgctaaaataatcattttagatattattttagatagttcaaaatatttaaattttgatacttatttagatattttaatgATGGAAACACTTGATGGAAAACAAAGATCTTTAAGTGAAtggataaaattatttgaaatgtctggttttaaaattgataaatatgAAAGTGGTTctccaaattatttaataatttcaaaggaataa
- a CDS encoding hypothetical protein (Retrotransposable element Tdd-3, complete sequence): MTALSTYEKNNGFYPITLEFPKMDLKGLEEMRKTLSNYDIPIDKIYIGKGTRKTIHLMIKNEQSLLNIIRDRSKLGTFITSSRDFHVLTGRVRIPREKAGIVDALIKTAFAEEIPYAIYNTIYSTDHLIVFGLIECKIGDQMKSGQH; this comes from the coding sequence ATGACTGCGCTCTCAACCTACGAGAAGAACAACGGATTCTACCCAATTACACTCGAATTCCCCAAAATGGATCTCAAGGGGTTAGAAGAAATGAGAAAAACACTCTCAAACTACGATATCCCAATCGACAAGATATACATAGGCAAAGGAACTAGAAAAACGATCCACCTGATGATTAAAAACGAACAATCTCTCCTAAATATCATTAGAGATAGAAGCAAATTGGGAACCTTCATCACCTCCAGTAGAGACTTCCACGTCCTCACAGGAAGAGTAAGAATTCCCAGAGAAAAGGCAGGAATAGTGGACGCCCTCATCAAAACTGCCTTTGCAGAAGAAATACCCTATGCAATATACAATACTATATACTCCACCGACCACCTCATAGTATTCGGTCTAATAGAATGCAAAATAGGCGATCAAATGAAATCTGGCCAACAC
- the omt12 gene encoding O-methyltransferase family 2 protein, protein MSDWDKTMDLLFGFVTGHIHSRMFETILKFSICDLLEDGPKHYSEISKIIGFKNESYCYRLMRYFVPYKLFNESVVQVGLFSKTPSSTQFSKNGTLKNLGRFHCQDHHYRIFESLPKTLEMGKNQGPSSIGLSSFWEHFETDESYKQLFHNAMKDYTSLIIDRLISKISLSPNFKTVVDIGGSHGFLIGKLLESNPNIHGINFDLENIINSSTSKNENFQHPRLKHVSGDFFNSVPEADCYILKYILHDWSDEKCITILNNIHKSLKPNGKLFINDLVLDPSNYTKEAVFKDILMMQYFDAKERSINEWHQLFEKCGFKIDSVDTSISPQLMIVSKINSSNINLNDCTNFNSEIVEEKLKNSLPQFVNC, encoded by the coding sequence atgtcagaTTGGGATAAAACTatggatttattatttggatttgttACTGGTCATATTCATTCTAGAATGTTTgaaacaatattaaaattttcaatttgtgATTTATTAGAAGATGGACCAAAACATTATTCAGagatttcaaaaattattggaTTTAAGAATGAATCCTATTGTTATAGACTAATGAGATATTTTGTAccatataaattatttaatgaaagtGTTGTTCAAGTTGGACTATTTTCAAAAACACCATCAAGTACACAATTTTCAAAGAATGGAACATTGAAAAATTTAGGAAGATTTCATTGTCAAGATCATCATTATAGAATATTTGAAAGTTTACCAAAAACTTTAGAAATGGGTAAAAATCAAGGACCTTCCTCGATTGGATTATCAAGTTTTTGGGAACACTTTGAAACTGATGAATCctataaacaattatttcaCAATGCTATGAAAGACTATACttcattaattattgatagATTAATATCAAAGATTAGCTTAtcaccaaattttaaaactgtAGTTGATATTGGTGGTAGTCatggttttttaattggtaaacTTTTAGAATCAAATCCAAATATTCATGGTATTAATTTCGATTtagaaaatattataaatagttCAACAAGTAAAAATGAGAATTTTCAACATCCAAGATTAAAACATGTTTCAggtgatttctttaattcaGTACCAGAAGCTGATTGTTACATTTTGAAATATATACTTCATGATTGGTCCGATGAAAAATGTATTaccattttaaataatattcataaatctttaaaaccaaatggtaaattattcATTAATGATTTAGTACTTGATCCATCAAATTATACAAAAGAAGCtgtttttaaagatattcTAATGATGCAATATTTTGATGCTAAAGAAAGAAGTATTAATGAATGGCatcaattatttgaaaaatgtggttttaaaattgattcagTTGATACTTCAATTTCACCACAATTAATGATTGTTTCAAAAATCAAttcttcaaatattaatttaaatgattgtacaaattttaattctgaaattgttgaagaaaaattaaaaaattcattacctcaatttgtaaattgttaa